From Bombina bombina isolate aBomBom1 chromosome 1, aBomBom1.pri, whole genome shotgun sequence:
ATTGTATATGCTGCACTAACTGTGATAACCGGTTGGTAAATGCGGGAATTACAAAAGAACAGGTTTTGAGATGTTGGGTACATGCATCATACATCAAAacagattaataaataaaaatagatgtgGAAATGTATTGATTTGTCTTTTTAAtgtttctaaattaaataaataagtttaacaaacattaaagggacataatactcatatgctaaatcacttgaaactaatgcagtataactgtaaaaagctgaccggaaaatatcacctgagcatctctatgtaaaaaaggaacatattttacctcacaatttcctcagctcagcagagtaagttctgtgtaaaaagttataattcagctgcagaccagctgcaggtaaacaaaaattaaaaaaaaattaagaaatgaacagcagccaatcagcatcagcagtgctgaggttgtgaactcttttactgtgatctcatgagatttcacttaactctcatgagatttcatcgtaaacttccttaaactgaatagggaaataatatgagtttgtgcacgaaagctcactcccttagctgtcccgggacagacatactgatttgctgcttagaagtcctttacaatgtgatgtggctactgaggaacttttgagctaaaatatctttcttttttgcatagagatgtttacgtgatattttctagtcagctttttacagctatgcggcatcattttcaagtgtttcaacatttgggtatcatggccctttaacctaaTTTGTTCAactttaaaaaatagtaattacttgttttttaagaaaatgaagtaaaattatgtttttctttgtattttttaatacacaCTCCTTATTACAAGTTCAGCACATTTTAAAGCATAAACCCCTGTATTCTCTCTCCTAAACAGACATGGATCTTCCAACAAGTGGATTCTCAACTGCAAGTTCTCTAGATGCCCTGTGTGCACTGCTCAATCCACCTGGAGAGGAAGAGGAGAGTGATCATCATGTATGTTTACAAAGAAATGAGCTGGGGTTCAgagtgatatattttatttttatatatatatatatatatatatatatatatatatatatatatatatataatttattttcttgatctaagtgttttttgtttttttttgccttgtCCACACAGAGTACCTCATCAAATGCCATATTTGGTCCTGGAGACATTGGACCTGCAAGAAAGCCAGAGCAAAAACATCGAGAAGCTGAGACAGGTAATATAATATTTGGGCTCTAGAAAGTCTCTCTGTTTCCCTTGAAAGATGGCATGATGGCAACCAGGAGGCAGATACTGGACACAAAGACTATCCTGCCTAAGAGAACATGGTGACACATTAATACTGATAGGAAAAGTTATTATTTTTAGAATCAGTACCCTCTAAGGTGACACAGTGATAAAAGCATTATCCCCTACCACAGAGACAAAAGCAGTATTCCCTTCAACATCTAGAGGTTGGCACAGTGAAATACTATGAACTATGGGATAAGGATTCTATCCATAATCGTTAGGGTGAAATAGTCCTGGCTGGGACAAATTTCCTTACCTTGCAGAGTACTGTAGTCTGAGGCTTAGAATTATAGAATTGTTACCATTTCTCCCAACAACCAACTGACAGTAACAGACAAGAGGGAACTGCATGGTATGATGTGGGCATATAAGAGAAATTGGAGGGGAACTTTAAGATACAGTCTGCAGATGCCACTCAGTTGCAACACAGGGGCAAATACATAGATCTTATGGAACATGAACTTTGTTTTTTACACCCAGCAAAGCTACATTCATGGGATAAAGGTATAGGGCATGATTTGTGACTCAGCAATATAAAGTGTAATTTTCTCTTCCATACATAGGAAAATAAATGACAATTATAGAGATACTGCACATGAGGTTTATCTCCATAGACTGCAGAAACAGATGGGAGTTATAGAAATAGAGTTTTTCTCTCCGTACAGGTTGGCACACGTAGGATATAGTTATGGGCATAATGTCTGAATTGTGATATAGATCTAAAGAAGTTATCAGACGAGAAGTTTTTCTATCACATGGAGGGAAGCACAGTGGTATAATTTAGGATGTGACCCACAAGAGCAAGGTATAAGGCATGGTCACTTTCCCTATTACAAAGTGACACAGAAAGGAGTGCTATGGGAAACTGTAGGCCAGCTCTTTCTTGACACAGAGAGAGCTATGTTATATGGTATATCCATCCAACCAATGTAAAACTAATAACCATTCTCAATCCCTCTGCCAATAGCCCCAAAGGAACAACGTAATAAGGACATCTGGAATGAGCAGGAAGTTGCTGAAGGATCAGAATTTGATGACATTTTGGATTCTCGGGAGTGTCCAGAGTAAGTTCCAGATAATCTGTATTATAGGCCAGCAATCCATAGCAACTGCTACAGTTGTTTTCATTATTGACCTTTcttcttcatcatcatcatcatcattattaataTTAATGGCATTGTTATTGTAACCTACTCAGGTATGATATTGTCTATAAGCAGAGAGTGGGAACTGAAGACCTTTTTCTGGGAATGAGTCGGAAGGACCCATCAACTGCCTGCTGTGAAGATATGGTGGTAAGAATCCTAGTATATGCTGGTGTCTTAGAAACACCAACTCTTCCACTCCATGGGAGGGGTAATTGTCCTGGTCTTGAGGTTATGTTGAATTCCTCTAGGTCCGGATCCAGCTGCCTCGTACAAAGGCCAAAGATGTGTCACTTAATGTGAGAAGCAAGTTTCTAGACCTCCGGACTCCCAAATAGTAGGTTACACTACCAATTGTTGTTCCCACATTTCACAGCCTAAAATTTGTAAACTTCTTATatgaccttttttttattttttttttattttttttctccctcagTAAGTTGGGGTTACACCTCCCCCACCCTGTTGACGGGGACAATGGAAGTGCACGTTTTCTGGCAGACAAGGAAAGGCTGGAAGTGGTACTTAGGTTAAAACGTGAATTTGATGATATAAACTTTTTGTGACAGCACACAAAACATAAATGCAGGGCGTTCACCTCCACAGAGACTATATAATAGCACAAGTTAAATTGTTAATTAGATTATTTTCCTAGTATGATGGTCAGGAAGAAAATCATACAGTAACGGTCACTTAGCTTTACCTGTGATACAAATCTTTAATTTTTTACAACCAGAAAGAAATGTGACAGTGAACCTGAAGTCTGCAGCTAAACAATACAATATCTCTCACATGTATTTTTGTTTTGAAGAGATCCATTCTTTAGGATGGAGATATGTAACTATCCTAAAAATAAACaacttttctaaaataaaatgagATTAATATGTTACTCAAAGAGACCTGTAACAGTGGCAGAGTAAAATACATGCAACAGAAAGTACTTCCTGTAAATGCAACAACTATAGACCTATACATTTATCACATTGAGTTATGTATTCATAAAAAAAACTGAAGTCACTCTACTACAGATACAGCTTTGTAACTGAATTGTATTCTTATACATAGAGCATTGGATCCtgaaataattacacatttttcatgcaaccattAAAAAAATGCTTGTACTAAACGTTATGAGTGTTTCATTTATAGCTTTTATTGGGCAAGCAGCTGGCAGTAACACAATTTTGTCAGTGAAgaagggacataaaataagttgggatagagacaaaatataataatatgtactttaattactttacctacaaatttgtactgcagtgcctcgccattaaccctttcttttaagttttcttttatcttttcttttttaagacacaaatccatggatcatctcaattactaatgggatattcaccacctggtcaacaggaggcggcaaagagcaccacagcagagctgttaaatagctcctcccttccctcccaccccagtcattctctttgcctgtgttagtgatatgaagtggcaaagtgaggtgataggattagattcttcaatcaagagtttattatttttaaattagttcAACATTGtactactttgttctagggtgtagccatagtccatatcggtctcttcagtagggctttggtggctttagagcaatgggaagttgtgggacataattctcactgcgcctcccatatatctgCTTCCCTATATGCATTAGTCTGAGGTAATAGATTACTCAGCATGCCTTTTTTTCTCAACAGGtcaataggagggagaggacctcttaaacctgtgaTCTGCCTAGCTGTCAGGCAGAAATTAAGGTAAGTGCTGCTTATTTGTTTCTGGGGGACCCAGGAAAGGGCTAGCACTTTATTCAATTTTTGACATATTTTTTAACTCTCCTGGTTCAGGAGATTTAATGACAGTTGTGGTGCAAGTACAGGAGCTGGGGACAGGTCTCTTTATTTCAAATAAACTTTTGCTcagaagattttattttatttttccaccATATTCGTCCTCTTACTTTCAGTTTAGGACGTTTCTGTGTCAGTTACTTCTcttcacgcccacgatgggcggagcttccgACTTGcgccattttaaacaaaaaaggttGTGCAGCAGTTGGGCAGTTATCCTCCTACATTGAGAAAGTGAGGCATTCTTAACAGCGGTGTAGAAGTGCATGATTCTGCAATAAGGATATTCGTTTCTAACACCGGTTGGAGATTTGTTTTTTCCTGCTTCCCTGTAGCACATTACTGATTGAAATAGATTGCGCTGTTGTGTTTTCATTCCAGTCTTTGCTggtcaggtaggagcacctcagcacagCGTATGAAAGGTGCaggggtgcttttatttttataaatagttttcTTGAGgtaaaaaatttacttttgatGTAACGTTATTGCTTATCATTACACAAAACAAAGCAGTTGcctctttgtatttaaagtgacagtaccattTTGGTTAAATTTTATTGTTTACAAGGCTAAATTTTGTTTAAGAATGAATCCAGAAACCTTTCAATATGCTTCTTGCTCATTGTGTTTGGAAGCaaatgtagaaccaccaatccctttctgtcctacatgtattcAAAGGACTTTAAATTTTAGGGATcatattttttctgagcaaaatttttctaagGCCAATGTTGCATCAGACTCAATTAATGAGGGTcaagttatgccgcagctttctccccaaacgtcccaaAATGTACtacccgcacaagcagtgccctgcacctctgctctagcgcccgctggagttactttaaaagacatagcttcccttatgtcttctacaatttctgatgcattgtctgcctttccaatgttacAAGGCAAGCGTAAGAGAAAGGCCAGACATTCAGTCAGTTCTGACGCCATTGTGGCTATTTCTGAGGTTCCCCTCCAAGGACAGGAGGAGGATCCTACGGcagtatctgagggagaaatttcagattcagaatgtactttacctctgacggattcagaggttgtctcttttagatttaaactagaacacctacgTCTATTACATAGAGAGGTTTTTGTCACTTTAGATGACTATGACTCCACAATTATGGTTATCCCagagaagtctagtaagctggacAGATACTTTGAAGtcccttcttactcagatgtttttccggttccaaaGAGAGCTTCGGAAATCATTTCAAAGAAATGGGAGAGAGCAGGCATTCCATTTCTCCTTcgcctatttttaagaagatgtttcctatagcggattcctTTAGGGaaacttggcaaacagttcctaaggtggaaggggctgtttccaccttaactaagagaactactatccctatagaagatagttgtgctttcaaagaccctatggataagaagactGGTGGGTCTTCTTAAgaaaatttatgttcaccagggtttgcaatggcagcAAGCTACAtacattgctaccgtcaccagcaTGGCAGCATATTGGttcgatgctctgtctgagtctctcaggactgagacatctttggaagagattcaggataggataaaggctttgAAGctcgctaatgcctttattacagatgcttcccttcagattattaaactgggagcaaaaatatcaggtttctctattttggcccgcagagctttatggttaaaggcctagtctgcagacgtttcctcaaaatctaagcttttggctattccgtaCAAGGGGAAACCTTATTTGGCCCTGGCTTAGCCGAAATGATCTCTGCTATCACTTGAGGTAGGGGCCatcttcttcctcaggataagagaatcAAGCTAAAAGGacgtcagaataattttcgttcctttcgaaatttcaagtgaaattcttcctcttcctccactaagcaggaacaacctaaacctgcatggagaccaacTCAATCATGGActaaaggtaaacaacccaagaaacctGCCATTGAGGCAAAGTCAGCATGCAGGTCAGGCcaccgattcgggaccggatcttatCGGGGGAAGACTTTCTCATTTCTCTCAGGCTTggattcgagatgttcaggatccctgggcagtagagattgtgtcccagggatacaagatagaattcaaaagttttcctcccagaggaacgtttcttctttcaagattatctgcacaccagacaaagagagaggcgttcttactttgtaTAAAAGACCTCTCggatctgggagtgattgttccagttccaattcaggaacagggtcaggggttttattccaatctctttgtggttcccaaaagagaaggaactttcagaccaattttagatctcaagagcctaAACTAGTTTCTCAggattccgtccttcaagatggaaacaattcgttccatcctgagggtcagtttatgacaactgtggatttaaaggatcatcacaagtttttaagatttgcgtttctggacaaacatttccagtttatggctcttcctttcagtcttgctacagctcccaggattttcacgaaggttctgggatctctgctggCTGTTCTTCATTTAAGAggaatagcagtggtgccttatctagacgacatcctagttcaggctccGTCTTTACATCAATCAAAGTTCCACAAAGTTCCTGcagactcatgggtggaaggtaaatttggaaaagagttcttttgTTCCAGACACAagagtaactttcttgggaaccataatagattctctttctatgaagatttttctgacagaagtcaggaaatcaaagattatagatactTTTCTAGTACTTCAATCAACCCCTcgaccatcagtagctcagtgtatggaaatgatcaggttgatggtggcggcaatggacatcatcccgtttgctcggtttcatctcagacctttgcaattgagcatgctcaggcaatggaacgtaGATTATaccgatttgtctcctcgaatactactggagcaggagacaagggattctcttcaatgatggttgtctccggatcatctttcccagggaacctgctttcgcagtccATCCTGGGTGATAgtcacaacagatgccagccttcagggatggtgagcagtatggggctccctaaaggctcagggagtttgggctCGGTccgagtctcttctcccaataaacatcctggaactaagagcgattttcaatgctcttctggcctggccacaATTAGCTTCAGttcaatttatcagattccagtcggataacataacttcagtagcttacatcaatcatcagggaggaacaagaagttccttagcgatgacagaggtatccaaaataattcagtgggtggaggcccattcttgcttcctatcagcaatccacattccaggagtagagaactgggaggcggattttctgagcagacagacttttcatccgggggaatgggaacttcatccggaagtgttctccagtctgACTCTCAAAtcgggtcagccggaattagatctcatggcatctcgtcagaatgccaagctttcgagatatggttcgaggtccagggatccccaggcgtaaatgat
This genomic window contains:
- the DNAAF6 gene encoding dynein axonemal assembly factor 6, coding for MDLPTSGFSTASSLDALCALLNPPGEEEESDHHSTSSNAIFGPGDIGPARKPEQKHREAETAPKEQRNKDIWNEQEVAEGSEFDDILDSRECPEYDIVYKQRVGTEDLFLGMSRKDPSTACCEDMVVRIQLPRTKAKDVSLNVRSKFLDLRTPKYKLGLHLPHPVDGDNGSARFLADKERLEVVLRLKREFDDINFL